The window AACCAGTTCACCCTTCTTGACGCTTCCCAAGATGTCTGGAATCTTGGATCAAAAAAAGAACAGGTATGGAAGTTTTACGGACCGGAAGTTTTCTCATCCTACAACAGTGCGTATCCCTACGGCCAGAACGATGGCGCGCTTTGGCAAGGGAAAGGGTTTAACATCCAGGTAAAAGGTGGAGTTGGATTCAGCTCACATGGATTTGATATCATCCTGAAACCTGAATTTAATTTCTCTCAGAATCTGTCCTTCAAAATTATGGTTGCCGATTCGTATTACGGAAGTGCATACGCCTATTATTGGTCGTCCTTGGATCTTCCCCAAAGGTTTGGAGATTCTCCGTTTTTTACATTCGACTGGGGTGACTCCGAAATCCGGTATACGATCGGGACGTTCACGATAGGGTTTGGGACCCAAGCGCTCTGGCTCGGACCAGGATGGCTTAACGCCATTCTTCATTCCAACAACGCTCCGACCTACCCTCGCCTTGATTTTGGTTGGAGAAAGACAAAAATCACAATCCCCTGGCTCAACAACTGGTACGCGGGTGATTTTGAACTCCGTTTCTGGGCAGGAAGAACCGGTTATTCTGATTACTATAAACCCAGCCAAGGATTTGCCGACAAACACATGTTGCTCACAGGAACCAGCGTCGCCTATGCTCCTTCCTTTCTTCCAGGCCTCACCCTTTCCCTGAACAGTCTCGTCATCACCCCTTGGGAAGACTCGGAAAGCTGGAAACAGTTGTTCGGACTAGCGACCGCCTTTGTCGGAAACGGCAATGAGGACGCCAAAGCGGAAATCTCCGCAAACTGGAGATTCCCAACTGTGGGCCTGGAAATCTATGGGTCGCTCGGAATTGATGATTATGTGCCTGGGAGATAAATTCCTAGGCTATGTGCGTTACCCCTTCCACACTATGGTATACCAAGTTGGCCTGAAGAAAGGTTTTTCAATCAACCCACAAAAGCAGATATCCGGAGATTTGATCTTTGAGTGGACCAACATGGAAATGAGTCAAGATGCCCAGACCCAATGGGCGTATAATTTCTACTCACATGATGGAAATGTAAGCCTCACGAATTACGGGCAACTTGTTGGAGCAGGATCCGGATGGGCGGGAAACAGCCAAATCCTTGCATTCAAAATCTATTATCCCAAAGGGACTTCGACCTTTTATATTGAACGATCGAATCCTGATAATAATTATGTGTATGAACAAGTCATAAAAACAGGAACCCCAACTTCTAACGATCATGGAATCCACAATCCTCTTTTCGGTTCATTTAAAGCCAATTTTGCAATAGGGATTCAAACCGCCTACTTCCTATCTGAAACGTTCGAAGTTAATGGGGGCGTTGTTTACAACTTAGTTCTCAATGATCTCTATAAAACTGATGGGAATGGATATTATACTACTATTTCCACAGCAAATGGGGTAAATACAATTCTTAATAACTTCCACTTTTCTTTAGGTTTTAAATATGACTTTTGAAAAAATATATACAGGATTCATCCCTAAAAGCTGAAGCTTAAAAACCTGCCATCCATCCTTTTTGAAAAACAGATTGAAGAACATTAATGAAAGGGCTTGCGTAATTGCGGTAGCAATTGCAGCACCCATAAGTCCTTTGCTTCTAATTAACCAATAATTCAGGATTAAGTTAATTAAAACACTAAAAAGCTGTGAATACATAAGTATTCTCCCTCGGTGTATCAGGGTAAAATGTCCAGCACGTAATGCAGCGTTATACATAAAAAATGAACCTATAATATAGATTTTATAGATGGGCAAAGCAGCCTCATATTCACGATTCATCAAGAACATGAGTTTAGGCAATATATAAAAAGACAAAGCCGCACCAAAAATAAAAATCCATGTCAATGTCGCGGTTATTTGGATGTATCTTTGCTCATACCGTTTTTTATCCGTATGATACAGACGAATCAAACCAGGATAGACTGACTCCCTGATTGGGGAAAGGGCTATCTGAACGACACTTATTAGTTTCAATGCAATTGAATAAACGCCTACATCAGCTTTTGTTAACATTGCACCAATCATTACGGTATCGCTCTTTGAATAAATGACAGCGCATGAGGCTGCAATACCCAAAGGGATGCTTTCCTTGACCATATCCCATATCAGGACAAAATCGGTAGCGCCCCATGCCGTTATCCCAAAATCACGGTGGTAAAGGAAAAACAACAAAAACAAATTCTGGATCGTCGTAATCAGCACGATGATGGCGAGAACATAAGTAGGTAATTTTTTCCAGACTGCAAACAACTGTAACAACGACCCCAAAACACTGGCAATATCCCTGGCCAGGACATTTACTTTTGACCTGCAAAGATATTCATATCGGTTGATCATCCCAAACTGAGACCCATTGATAATCGAATTAAAAAGCAATAAGCAAAAGATAAGAGTAAATTCAAAATCAGGTGTAGCAACAAACAGCACACAAACCCCGAACAACAACGAAATGAGGGAAAGCATCAATCTCGCTATTGTCACATTCCAAACCAAAATGCTGGGGTCTGTTTCCAGGTATTGTTTCTTTACCACACGCCCATCAATAAACGACCCCAATACCTCAAGAATCGCCACAACGCTTATTGCATATTGGTATACCCCATATTCTGTCGCACCATAATGATTGGCCACCTTCACGGTAACGAAGACATTAAGAAGAAGGATGAAGACCTTGTCGAATGTCATCCAGAAAATGTTGCTGAGAATCTTGGATTTTTCCGTCTTCATCATGTATTCAAATTATATCCAAGGATTTTATCCACAACCTCACGGATAACACCTTCCCCACCCTTTGCTTTGGTTATGTATTTGGCGACCTCTCTGACAGGTTGTTCCGCATCACTTGGGCAACATCCCAATCCAACCATTTTGACGGCCTCAAGGTCGTTGATATCATCACCAATGAAAACCACATTTTCCGGTTCTATGCTGAATTTCTCACAGAGCCTTGAAATCACAGCTGCCTTGTTTTGGCAATGAGGTTCATAGACATCAAGCTTGAGCTTTTCTCCTCTCCTTTCATTGAGTGATACATCTTCACCTGTAATCATACCGGTCAAGACTCCATGTTCCCTCAAAAGTTGGAATCCCATGCCATCTTTTGTATTGAACTTTTTGAGTTCATCACCTTTCTCGGAGTAGTACATCCCACCATCCGTAAGGCAACCGTCACAATCCGTAAGGAACATCTTGATGACCGGCAATTGCTCCCTGGTTTGTTGTTGCTTTTTCATCAGCGCTTCGATGATCCCCCAGTCAGAAGGTTCATCAATTTCAAAAAAAGAATCCTCATTCATCTCAACAGGTTTGATATGCCCCGAAACCCTGTTTCTTGTCCGCAACAAATCATTTTTTGATGTTATGTAGAATGCTCCATTCTCTACAAGATATCCATCAAATTCCTGCCTGCGTGGACGATGAAATACGTCATAATTTGTAGGTTGAGCGAATCCTTCCGCATCTACTTCCCAATTGAATCTTTTTTGTCTGACGACGGACAGGACGCTGTCGACACCTCCCACCCTAAAGGCTTCAAAACCTTTGTCAAGATCAGAGCTTGTAAGTAATGGAGAGGTGGCTTGAACAAGAACGATTGTACTAAAATCATAATTCCCTGCAAATTCGAGCATGGCGGACTCAGTCGATGCAGAATCACAAGCCGTTTTTTCTGATCTGTCTATCACCTCAACTTTCGAAAAGGAAGACCCTTCCTCTTTTGCAAACTTTTCAACGGTATCCCTGATAATCCTGCTGTCGGTTGAAACAAAGACCCGATCAATATATCTACAACCACAAGCCGCCCTTACAGCCCAATATACCAAAGGTTTGCCATTGAGTAATTTGATGTTCTTCAGCGGGATTGATTTGCTCCCACCTCTTACCGGGATAAATGCCACATTCATCTTTTTCCCCTTATCGTTTAAGGCTTTCCTTCTTTCAAAGAAACATGGTTAGTGCACCCTGTATTTCAGTTTCTTTCTTTGGACTTGCTCAATCGGCAATATTTCTTCCTGCTTGAACTGTAACGCATCATAGACAGCCAAAAGATTCCTCTTCAGTTTTCGCATCCCGTCAGGTTCCAATGATGCAGCCTGATCTGTCCCTTTCCATGTCCGGTCCAATGTATAATGGCGTTCAATGTAAGTCGCTCCCAAAGTATATGCTGCCACATCAACAGCAATCCCTAAATGGTGTCCAGAAAAACCTATCGCCTTTACCCTGTTACCATAAGATTTCTGCAAACGGGAGATCTCCAACAGACAAACGTCCTTGAATGGGACAGGATACCCGGATGTGCAATCATAAATGATAAGATCTTTTGCTCGCCCATAATCCTCGAACAGCCTTACGATTGATTCTTCTTCGTCATGAGTCGTCATACCGAAGGACAGCTGTATTTCCCCTTGGTAGTTTTCACACAACCATTTGAGCATGGGAGAATTGGTATTGCAGGCAGAAGGGATTTTGATGAATTGGGGATGCAAAGAGGTTATTTCCTTTGCACTTGTCAAATCCCAAACGGACGTCGAATAGATAATGCCGGCATCCTCGCACCAAGCTTTCAGTTGCGCATGTTGCTCGAGGGTGAACTCCAAAAATTCCCTATGTTCCCCATACGTCTTCCCGAAAGAGTTTTCTGGATTCGGATGCGGTGCGTTGTACTGTTCGGGCGTCAGCAATTCCTTGGGACATCTTTTCTGGAATTTGATGGCATCAACCTTACAGAAATATGCAGCAGTCTCAATCATCTCATGGGCGATCTCCATACTCCCCATATGATTACAGCCCGCTTCCGCGATTACAAAGGGTTTATTGTATTGCAACATCTATTAATATCCTTTAATATAAAACTTTATAACATCAATATACCATCGGTAAAAAATCAATTTTAAAAACATGGAACTACACTATTCCTTATAGAATGCATTGACAGCTTCACCGCAAAGTAAATTTGAAAACTTTCAAAATTTCTTTTACAAGTAATGTATCACGTTTATAAGCTAAAGCAAAGAATTTCAATTGACATCTCGTACCAGATTTGATTCTTTATGGCACTGATGAAGATGCCTCCTTTTTAACCAACAAGATTTCTACTTAAAAGCGATGAAGGATACCGTAACTTTATTGTGTTTTTTTGTTTTAATTATACTAACTTTTCATTTTATATTATATTGTGAATTATCAATATAATTGCATCAATATTATTTTGAATGGAATACTATTTTTTTTATTTAACTAGGACCTTACACACCGGAAAGCCGATTTGTATGCCCATATTCTTGAAATTCAGAGTAGTTTGATAAAAATTTAGTAAATAAATCTTTATTTGATCTTCCGTCATCAGGTAATAAAGTATAATATTTAGTTAGAAAAGCTTTTGTATATTTTCCTCTGTTAATCTTTATTTTACATTTTTGAAGGGTATTCATATCAATCATTGAGCAATGAAGAAGAGATCTATATTGAGAAACCTGCAATGAGAAAGGAAACCAAGAAGACGAAGATGTGAAAAGACATATTTTTTTCTCAAATAGAAAAGCAAGATTGAGCGATGTAGAAAAATGACCTATTACACCTTCACTAAACTTTATCAAATTCGCGGTAACGCCATTATATACTTCAAAGCCATCCCAAAACCCTCTTTCATATTGAATTCTTGGATGTTGAGCAATCACTATTTTACATCCATTATTTTCTTGAGAAAAGAAGCGCAAAGCTTTATGTATTTCATTATGATAAAGATATAAATCTCTTTCTGTAAAATTATACTCTTTGTTATCTGGATGTATAAACAATGCCTGATCGACAAATACAAAATATGGAGTTGTTATTAGCTTCTTTTCATGCGTTCTCTCATCAAGAAACTCATCATATGAGACAGAATGAACGGGAATTATTTTTTTAATGGAAATATGCCCTGACCTCTCAACCTCCTCGATCATACCCCACCCAGAAGATAGGGAAAAATCAAAACTTCCTTGATTTTTTGGTTTCTTATAATTCGATAAAAAGCGCAAACTCTTGCATATGAATAAACGTTTATCTTGATTCCAAATTGTTACCAGTGTCTTTAAGTTATACGACTTTCTTCTTTCTTGTAATGGAAGCTGCCAATTATTTATAAGTGCAGTATGAATCTTATACCGGTTGAGCAAAAGCAAGAAAGACCACAATGATGATCTCTCTTCAATTTTTTGAAATATAAATATATCATTTTGAGGATCTACCGACCTAATCAATTTAACAGCATCTCTTTTACGCTTGATTAATATATATGCTTTCTTATTGATACCTAATTCATCAAAATCTGGAAGATACTTTAATCCTAGAATTCTGTTTTCTATTCTTCTCGAGACTGGATATTCAGAAATATCAACAAAGCGGAATGAAGAAAAAAGTTGGTAGAATAGACTAGGAGTTCCTTCAACTTTATTGTATAAATCACTAAGTTTTGTTTTTTTATGTAATATCCAAAAAATCATATTTTCCTTTTTTTAAGTATACTGTAAAAACAATTTACAAAAACCAAGAAGATACTCTTAAACCAGAACCCCAAATCTCAAAAGCAACAATATCAGTAAAAGACTTATATATCCTTTAAACACCAATAATTCTGGTAACGACAATTTTTACAAATTTTGGATTACTCTCTTTTTTTAACCACATCTTCTGTTCGTTTTTTCAGAGCTTGAGTTATAGCTGTCTGTACACTCTTAACATTTTGTTGATTTGTATATCCATTCTGAAACAATACCTGCGATTCATTTTTTCTTTGCGATGATGCATGGAGGAGTCGTACCACTTCTTCAGCCCATCGTAGTGAACCGTTTGAGACAGGAAGGAAGTGAACTGTATCGCATATTTTGATTTCATCGGTAATCGATGAATTGAAAATACAAGGGAGTCCTGCACACTGCGCTTCCAAGCCAACGATGGGGAATCCCTCAAAGAGACTGGGCAACAAGAACACATCCATTCCCATCAATAAATCCTGTACATCTTGGCGTTGTCCCCAAAATCTGACACGATCCTGGACACCCAATCGTTGGATGTTTTTCTTGACTTCCTGGTATTCTTTCCATTTTTGTTGATACGCGCCAATGAACCATAATTCCACATCCAATCCCTTTGAAAGACACTCTTGAAGAACAGAAATAAGGAAACGTTGATTTTTTGGATAATGCAATCTCCCGACATTCCCCAACACAATTCGGGATGGGGAAAGCCCTAAACCGCCACGAACACGATCACGAACTTCTGAGGAAAAAGAAAACTTTTGAATATCGATACTGTTATGGATCAATTGAAATGGCTTGTTGTGAAAAAAATACTTTCCCGCAATATTTGAACAGGCCCACCGATTTGTGAGTATCTTTCCGCAATTGCCAGCGCAAAAAGGATTCTCTACCAACCACCCCACCAATGTCTTTCCATTTTTCTTCCCATTGGCAATGTGGGAATGAAACACTCGCACGGGAATACCAACCTGTTTCGCAACAAGCATTTCACAGCCTTGTTTGAGGGAATACAACGTGGCATTGGCAATAATGGCATCATACTTCTTCTCTTTGAGAAGCGTCTTGAACTCTTGCAAGAATTTCAAAGGATTATGGGAGAAATTCGCATTCATGCGGACGATACCCGCTCCCAACTGTACAAATTCTTGTTCATATGCCAATGATGCATACTTCTTGTCATTGATAAAATCACAATGGATTTGGGTACGATCGAAATACTGATATTGGGAATACAGGTATGTCTCAATACCTCCAATGGTATCGGTCATTCCCTAATTCAAGTACCTTGATCATCTTCCCTCCCCCCGCAGAAACCCCTCAAAGATTGCCACATGTTCCTTCGCCATCTGTTCCACCGTATAGGTTTTGACAGACTGCAACGCGGAAGCGGACATCGCGGCAAGTTCCTTTGGTGACTTCTTCAACATCGTCCGCAAGGCTGCCTCCAACTGAGTTTCGTCGTCAGCGATCACCTGTCCGTTGGAATCGTTTTGCAGAAGCTCCGTCGCGGCATAACACGCATCCGTGGCGATGACTGGTGTTCCATTGGCAAGCGACTCGGAAATAACCAGGCCCCACGCGTCCTGATGGGAAAACAAAACGGAAAAAAGTGAAGCGCGATAATACAAAGGAATTTGCGTGGGAGCAACAAATGGGATCAAACGTACATTATGCAACCTATCCCGAGCAATCATTTTGGCTACCTGGATTTCCAATGGACCTCTTCCAATGAGGAGAAGCATTTCTTCTGGAGAGGAGACTCGTTTCCATGCGTGCAACAAACCTAACGGATTTTTCAGTTCGATCAACTGGGCGACAGACACCACATAGCGACCAGGGACAAGGCCAAGCGTCTTGCACGCCTCTTCCCGTTCTTTTGGGGTCACGCACTGTGAGAGTACCTGCTTTTCCGAATAACTGGCGAACGAATATCTTTTGATTGTTTCCAGCTTCGCTCCGAGCGTAACCAACACATGATCATTCGCCTTCGAGGGAGACAACAACATCGGTGCCATGGACACAAAATGGCGACCAGCCCAATTCTTCAGTCTCCCCCTGTCCTTGTCTGCCAACCCATCGATGTTCAGGATGTACGGCATATGGCGGCGATGCATTTCTTCCATCGTCCGCATGCAGGATAAGCTTTCAATGATTCCGAATACCACGACATCAAAGCGTTCTTTTTTGATCAACCGGAAAAGGCCAAAATCGTAATTGTAATGCCCTATGTGCATTGCTTTGAGTGAAGCAACGGTGAATTCTCCTTGGGTATCCCGTTGATAATATGAACTGGTATCTTTTTGATACCTTCCCGTTCCATCCTCATACACCACGGTAAGGTCAACATATTTCCCCAATTCACGGAAAAAAGCGACACGATAAAAGCAGGGACAGGTCGTCACGAACAGCACCCGCATCATGGTTTCCCCTCTCTTTCCAACACATCCTTCAGAAGTCCCGCCGATATCTTCCAATCATACGAAGCCAGTACCTTGTCCGCCCCTGTTGTATTGGTGGCGAGAAGCTCCTCCAACACGTAATCCGTCCGATGGGGATCAATGTAAATCGCGGCCTCATGGTAGATTTCCCGGAGCACCGGGATATCCGAAACGATGATGGGAGAACCGACCCGCAACGCTTCCAAGGGTGGGACTCCGAATCCTTCATAGAAGGAGGGAAACACCAGCGCCTTGCAATGAGTCATCAACCCCTTGACGTCTTCATCCGAGGCATAGCCTAGGAACGTCACATTGGAAGGCAACGAAGCCATCGCGGCGCTTTTGGCGAACACCTTCCGGTCAATGCTCCCCGACACCAAGAACGTCTCTTGGGGATTCCGCTGAGCTTCCTTGACCAACCACGCAAGATTCTTGTTGGGATCCAGGCTTCCCAGCATGAAGAAGAACCCTTTGTCCAAGACATGGTATCGGGAGAGCACATCATCTGAGGGAACGATGTGCTCCAGATGCTGCCACGCGTTGGGAACCACCACGATCTTCCTCTCCGGGATATGGAGGGTTGCTTCGATCTCCTTCTTGGAAAACTCGGAGACAGTCAACACCAGAACGGCTTTTCGGGCGATACGGGAAAACAGCAGGTCATACCAGAGCCGGAACTTCCAGGTGAAATATTCGGGAAACCGTTTCACTTTGACATCATGGATGCAGACGATGCCTGGATTACGAAGCGGCGCGGCGTTGCACAGGTTTACCGGTATGGCGTGCTGTGCATGGCAATACGAGGGGAAGTCACACTGCTCCCATCGCACTCCGTGGTGGGAACCGACACGCGCCACGGCGATCGCATGAAGGTTGGGTATCTGGGTTTCCGAAACAGACGACGGCACAGCCAGCGAGACGCCATCATTCGTCGTCAGCTGACCATCCAACGCAGAGACCAGTTCATAGGCGAACCGTTGCACCCCCGTCATCCGTTGCGAAAGGAATTTTCCGTTGATGATGAACCGACTCACAGCCACTCCTCAATGGGGAAGTATACTCTACCCATTCCCTGGCGGACAAGGTTCATCACTGAGTTTCTTTTTCCCCAGGTTGTGGTACAATCATCATACCACACGCAAGGAGTCACTTTGTGAAGCGAGCAGCATTGATTTTGGCCGGAGGGAAAGGGGAACGGCTTTGGCCACTCAGCCAACCGGAACGGCCCAAACAGTTTCTCACCTTGACGCAGAACAACCGGTCCCTCCTCCAATTGACCGTCCAACGGGTAACCTCACTTGTTCCCATCCAAGACATCTTCATCATCACCGGAAGCCGGTTCCTCGGCCTGGTGCAGGAACAGATCCCGGAGATTCCCCAATCCCACGTCATTCTGGAACCGTGCGGACGCAACACGGCACCGGCCATTGCGCTCTCCCTTCTTTCCATCCAGCAGGCATATGGTTCGGAAGAGGTGACGGTTATGGTCTTCCCGTCCGATCATTTGATCGAACCGGAGGACGCGTTCGTCGCGACGCTCACC of the Sphaerochaeta sp. genome contains:
- a CDS encoding capsule assembly Wzi family protein — translated: MNRKKCLLIMVVCSLSSLLWGGVALKSLEEEYWNHLVLIGAAERPTLSWRTLSDNQFTLLDASQDVWNLGSKKEQVWKFYGPEVFSSYNSAYPYGQNDGALWQGKGFNIQVKGGVGFSSHGFDIILKPEFNFSQNLSFKIMVADSYYGSAYAYYWSSLDLPQRFGDSPFFTFDWGDSEIRYTIGTFTIGFGTQALWLGPGWLNAILHSNNAPTYPRLDFGWRKTKITIPWLNNWYAGDFELRFWAGRTGYSDYYKPSQGFADKHMLLTGTSVAYAPSFLPGLTLSLNSLVITPWEDSESWKQLFGLATAFVGNGNEDAKAEISANWRFPTVGLEIYGSLGIDDYVPGR
- a CDS encoding oligosaccharide flippase family protein, whose translation is MMKTEKSKILSNIFWMTFDKVFILLLNVFVTVKVANHYGATEYGVYQYAISVVAILEVLGSFIDGRVVKKQYLETDPSILVWNVTIARLMLSLISLLFGVCVLFVATPDFEFTLIFCLLLFNSIINGSQFGMINRYEYLCRSKVNVLARDIASVLGSLLQLFAVWKKLPTYVLAIIVLITTIQNLFLLFFLYHRDFGITAWGATDFVLIWDMVKESIPLGIAASCAVIYSKSDTVMIGAMLTKADVGVYSIALKLISVVQIALSPIRESVYPGLIRLYHTDKKRYEQRYIQITATLTWIFIFGAALSFYILPKLMFLMNREYEAALPIYKIYIIGSFFMYNAALRAGHFTLIHRGRILMYSQLFSVLINLILNYWLIRSKGLMGAAIATAITQALSLMFFNLFFKKDGWQVFKLQLLGMNPVYIFSKVIFKT
- a CDS encoding N-acylneuraminate cytidylyltransferase — its product is MNVAFIPVRGGSKSIPLKNIKLLNGKPLVYWAVRAACGCRYIDRVFVSTDSRIIRDTVEKFAKEEGSSFSKVEVIDRSEKTACDSASTESAMLEFAGNYDFSTIVLVQATSPLLTSSDLDKGFEAFRVGGVDSVLSVVRQKRFNWEVDAEGFAQPTNYDVFHRPRRQEFDGYLVENGAFYITSKNDLLRTRNRVSGHIKPVEMNEDSFFEIDEPSDWGIIEALMKKQQQTREQLPVIKMFLTDCDGCLTDGGMYYSEKGDELKKFNTKDGMGFQLLREHGVLTGMITGEDVSLNERRGEKLKLDVYEPHCQNKAAVISRLCEKFSIEPENVVFIGDDINDLEAVKMVGLGCCPSDAEQPVREVAKYITKAKGGEGVIREVVDKILGYNLNT
- a CDS encoding N-acetylneuraminate synthase family protein, whose protein sequence is MLQYNKPFVIAEAGCNHMGSMEIAHEMIETAAYFCKVDAIKFQKRCPKELLTPEQYNAPHPNPENSFGKTYGEHREFLEFTLEQHAQLKAWCEDAGIIYSTSVWDLTSAKEITSLHPQFIKIPSACNTNSPMLKWLCENYQGEIQLSFGMTTHDEEESIVRLFEDYGRAKDLIIYDCTSGYPVPFKDVCLLEISRLQKSYGNRVKAIGFSGHHLGIAVDVAAYTLGATYIERHYTLDRTWKGTDQAASLEPDGMRKLKRNLLAVYDALQFKQEEILPIEQVQRKKLKYRVH
- a CDS encoding glycosyltransferase — protein: MTDTIGGIETYLYSQYQYFDRTQIHCDFINDKKYASLAYEQEFVQLGAGIVRMNANFSHNPLKFLQEFKTLLKEKKYDAIIANATLYSLKQGCEMLVAKQVGIPVRVFHSHIANGKKNGKTLVGWLVENPFCAGNCGKILTNRWACSNIAGKYFFHNKPFQLIHNSIDIQKFSFSSEVRDRVRGGLGLSPSRIVLGNVGRLHYPKNQRFLISVLQECLSKGLDVELWFIGAYQQKWKEYQEVKKNIQRLGVQDRVRFWGQRQDVQDLLMGMDVFLLPSLFEGFPIVGLEAQCAGLPCIFNSSITDEIKICDTVHFLPVSNGSLRWAEEVVRLLHASSQRKNESQVLFQNGYTNQQNVKSVQTAITQALKKRTEDVVKKRE
- a CDS encoding glycosyltransferase family 4 protein; translation: MADKDRGRLKNWAGRHFVSMAPMLLSPSKANDHVLVTLGAKLETIKRYSFASYSEKQVLSQCVTPKEREEACKTLGLVPGRYVVSVAQLIELKNPLGLLHAWKRVSSPEEMLLLIGRGPLEIQVAKMIARDRLHNVRLIPFVAPTQIPLYYRASLFSVLFSHQDAWGLVISESLANGTPVIATDACYAATELLQNDSNGQVIADDETQLEAALRTMLKKSPKELAAMSASALQSVKTYTVEQMAKEHVAIFEGFLRGEGR
- a CDS encoding glycosyltransferase family 4 protein encodes the protein MSRFIINGKFLSQRMTGVQRFAYELVSALDGQLTTNDGVSLAVPSSVSETQIPNLHAIAVARVGSHHGVRWEQCDFPSYCHAQHAIPVNLCNAAPLRNPGIVCIHDVKVKRFPEYFTWKFRLWYDLLFSRIARKAVLVLTVSEFSKKEIEATLHIPERKIVVVPNAWQHLEHIVPSDDVLSRYHVLDKGFFFMLGSLDPNKNLAWLVKEAQRNPQETFLVSGSIDRKVFAKSAAMASLPSNVTFLGYASDEDVKGLMTHCKALVFPSFYEGFGVPPLEALRVGSPIIVSDIPVLREIYHEAAIYIDPHRTDYVLEELLATNTTGADKVLASYDWKISAGLLKDVLEREGKP